From the genome of Vibrio spartinae:
CGGAAGATGCATCAAAATCGAAAAACACTACAACGATTGGTAAGTTATTAGCACAATTTATTGAACCTGTCAGACAGGCCCATGAGCAAGATCTTAACACTCATTTATCTGAAGTTAGCAGAAGAATCTCAAGTGATGGTGACATGAGGTTTGTGGAGTTTTCTAATATTGACACGAACGTAAATGCTAAGGTGACAGAGCTGTTTCCTGGAATGAGTGTAAAGTTACACTTCGAAACTCCTACGATTGATGAATTAATTAAAGCGGGTACATTAAAGGTATTTGAGGGGCAAGGTGACGGTCGAGATTTTACGTCTTATGGGCATGGTGCGCAACGCTCTATACAAATGGCATTAGTCCAGTACCTTGCGGAAGTAAAACGTAATGTTCCCGATTTAACTACTCTGTTATTAATCGATGAACCAGAGCTATATTTGCATCCTTTTGCTATTGAGCAAGTTAGAGAGGCTCTAACTTCGTTGTCCAATTCAGGTTATCAGGTAGTTATTACGACTCACTCAGCTCAGATGGTCACGCCTGAATTGGCTGAAACAACATTACTTATACGTAAAAATGATCAGCAAGGTACATATACTAGGCTACGCCTAGCAGATGCAATACAAAAGGTTGTTCCGAACTCAGTTCATCAAATGGAACAGTTGTTCAGTCTTTCTCATTCAACCCAAGTACTCTTTGCCGAAAATGTTGTTCTTACTGAGGGGAAGACTGAACTTAGACTTCTTCCCTTTTTGTTTAAGAAAGCCAGTTCGAAAACGATGGGGCAAGAGAAACGAGCGTTGGTCGCTCAAAGTGGCGTGAATGATACTAAAAAGTCATTAGAAATTTTGGTAGCAATGGATTTGCCCGCAAAAGCAATCTGCGATTTAGACTACGGATTAACAGGTGCTATCCGAGATGGTTTTGTGGGTGCTACATCACCAGAAGTACTTGCAATTAAGTCGCGTTTAGCTCAGATCGCACCTGCAAATAACATTACTCTAAATGGTATTGGTCTTCCAAAAAATAGTAATCATTGCACAGCTGCACAGGCGTTTGAAATTTTAGCAAATGATGCAGTTGCAAAACCTGAAATACAATCGTTACATAATGTACTAAAAGCACAAGGTATTTGGCTTTGGACTTTGGGGGCAATTGAGGCTCATATAGGTACTCAATCAAAGGATGAAAGTGCATGGGCACAATTTAAAAATGATGTAAATCAAAATGGTTTAGCTGCGTCATGCCCGGATCACCAGTCTATCTTAGATCTAGTTGAGTGGATACGAAACTAGACATTTAACAAAGCAAATCAATGGACGCTTAACGCTTGGTTGCTTGTTGTTTAAAGGTTTTTTGTTGCTGCAACATTGGTGAAAGCGCCACTGTTTGCGGCGTTATATTTCACGAGGGATTCGAGTGTTCAGTAGATCTAAAAAATTGAAGCAGAGCTAGATGAGCTGGTGAGTATTCATGAGCAAGGCGGGGGATTCGGTGATCCTGATGCAGTCAAAGAACATGAGCGAAAAATTGATCTACTCAAGCATAAGCAGATTCAAGAAGTCAGCAAGTCGAACAATCGTATAGCCGTTTTCAATATTGTCATCGCATTAGTAAACGTGGGCATCTTTATTTATCAGGTTTTTTACAGAAAATGAAATTTAACAAGGCCAGTCAGCAGGACGCAGCAAAGCTGCGCCTCTGCTGGCTGAGTTAGGTTCCATCATGTGCACATTTTACATATGAATATTTAAGGAAAATTATGACTGTTGTCGTTTCGTGGACCAGAAAAACGAAAACTGGGCGTGAACTCTGGATCATGTCAGATAGTAGGCTCAGTGGTGGAAAGTTTTGGGACTATGGGCCGAAAATTTTCAGCATGGGGAGAAGTGATGCAATAGTTGCCTTTGCAGGGGACACTGCTTGGACTTACCCTTTAATTTCTCAGATTACTTCATATGTCGAATCGTTTGTTAATCTGAGAGAGAGAGTTGTAGACTTTCTAGATGTTCGCAAGAAAGTAGTTAGGGTACTAAATGATTCGCTGAATTTTGTTTCTGATGCTGCCGACCCATCATTGGAAATTCCTGAATGTTCATTCATTCTCGCAGGCTACTCTGTGCGCAAACAGGATTATATAGTAAATAAGATTGTCTTTAACGCTAATAAGAAAATTTTTGAAATTAAGGCTATAAAAAAAATTCATGGTGAATTGTTTGCAATTATAGGAGACAAAGACCCAGTTAGTGCTATTGCTGGTGAAGTCTCACGGATAGAGAAAAAACATGAGGGAAAACACTTCAAACTTGACATGATCCCGTCTGACGTCTTTTTTGATGTACTGTCATCTGGAAAATTCCATGAAATTGGTGGGGCTCCCCAGATTTCAAAGATTTATCCAAATATGAATCAACAACATATTCCAGTCTATTGGCCAATGAATAAACCTCACGATGAACAGAGCATTTATCTAAGAGGGCGTGAACTTGGTGACTATGAGGCTTTGGATAATCCTTGGGTATTTGATCCAGAGTCTGGTCGGGCGTATTGGAATGACTTTTCTCCAATCAAAATGCAGGAAAAATCAAAAGCAGCGAGACAAGAAAAATTCCCGTACTTCTAATAGCCATACAAGCATTTAAGAGTGATTCCCAACGCTTGGTATTTTTCATTCCATCGTTGGGTTTCGTGTTTAAGGTGGTATGGTTTAGTTTCGTGGCCGCGCCGCTCACACCTTAATGCGGCTACATGGATTCCCCCGGTTGTCAAACATCCGCTAACTTCAAAGCGATTGGTTTTGGACTGCCGCTCTACATTCGGTCTTTATATCGATGGTTCGCAACATCGTGACCCTGATGACTTTGCGCGACTGCGGTGCCTTATTCGTTAGATGACATCTCATATGTCCGCCGCATTAACAGGCTCTCCGCTAGTGGTCTTAACCTATCTCCATCCATTGCGTCTGCTATGACCCGGTGGGTGTACTCTTGTGACTCTGCTTGGATTAATGGTTACTTAAGCCGTGTAATTTTCATATTGTGTTTGGTTGTGCAATAGCGACCAGATTATTCGAGCATTTTTGGCGGCTAGAGCGACAATGGCTCGATTCATTCCCCGTCGCTCTAGGACCCCTCGACACCACTGGCTGAGCCTATCTTGCTTGTCGCCTAAATTCGCGATGACGGTTCGAGCACCATGGACAAGCAAGGTCCGTAGATACTTGTCTCCGTGTTTGGTTATCCTGCCGAATCTAGTTTTGCCGCCCGTCGAATATTGTTTAGGAACTAGCCCCAACCAGGCAGAGAAATCTCGGCTTTTATCAAACTGTGAGCCATTGCCAATCGAGGCTAAAATGGCGGTTGCGGTTTGAGGTCCAAATACCTCTGACTTTCATAATACGCTGGACGTTATCGCTCACCTTTGCAAAGGAATCGAATACTTGTTCAGTATCCGCAATACGTTGGTTGAGTTGTTCAAGATGGTCGTAAGCGTCAGCAATAACGGTTCGAGCTAAGTGTGGGAGTTCGTTTTCAGCCACTTCCAACATGAGAGGCACTTGTTTCATTAAAGAAGAGCGTCCGACTGGAATAATGAGACCGAATTCAGAAAGTAATGCTCGTATACGGTTCATTAAAGCGGTGCGTTCGCGAACCCAATGCTCACGCATTCGATGAACAGACAGTATGGCTTGTTGTTCAGGAGACTTTACAGGAACGAAACGAGTCGATGCATGTTGGACGGCTTGGCAAATAGCAACGGCATCATTGAGGTCATTTTTGCCTTTAGTTCTATGGGGAACAACATACTTAACTGCCATAATACGAGCATCATGACCTAATTTATTAAGCGTTCTTGCCCAATAATGTGCACCACCACACGCTTCGAGTCCTATACGCATAGGTGGCATGTTTGCTATCGTAGTCAGTAAGTTAGAGCGGGTAACGGATTTATGAAGAATCACTTTATTTTTCGAGTTAACGACATGGATACTGAAATGGTTTTTCGCTAAGTCGATACCGCCAAAATAAGAATAATCAGACATGGTGCCTCCGGTTCTAATAAGTACCACGTAAGTGTGGCAGATCCTCGGGAGGGGGAATCCATGTCATTCGTTATGCCTTTTGGGAGAAAATATGCAGTTTTACCAACCAGATGAATATCTGGCATCTTGTGAAAACCTCTACCGTAAGTACGAACTTGAGATAGCGGCTTTACTTCCAGACGCAACAATTGAGCATATTGGAGCTTCTTCTATCCCTAATACTATATCTAAGGGAGACTTGGACATACTTGTTGGTGTTAACGGTAACGAGCTAGAGGAAGCAGTAAAGTTACTTTCTACTTTAGGTTTCAATGAAAAATCCAATACGCTAAGAACTCCAGAGCTTTGCATGCTGGAAAATAGCTCAGGTGAAGACGTCGCTTTCCAAGTCGTAGCGAACGGCTCAGAATTTGACTTCTTTGTGAGGTTTAGGGACAAGCTCCGCGAAAGCCCTGAGTTGGTTCAACAATACAATGAGCTCAAAATGTCTTGTACAGGTTGGTCTCACGAAGAGTATCGTCGAAAAAAGTCAGCTTTTATTGAGCGCGTTTTAGGACAGGCATAACAAGTTATTATCCATACAAGTCACTGCACACGGAAAAATTAATCGCTACGCTCCTAATTTTCCGGTGAGCAAGGCATTAACCATCAAGGAGAGATATGTCTGGGTTCAAGCTTACTAAGGAAATCATAGGTCTTTCAGTGTCTAGCATTTGGGATGTTGCGAAGCTTGAATGGTCATTGGCGCAAATCTATGAAGCCGATGAGCCTGAGCGCTGTTTGTGCGGCCATTTTCCAATTATTGAAATATGTGTTTTACAGAATAAGCAAAATAAAAACCAAGCAATTGTAGGTAATTGCTGTGTTAAAAAATTTATAGGCCTACCTTCTGACAAAATATTTCAAGCGGTTAAACGTGTCCGTAAAGACAATGAAAAGTCACTTAATGTGGAGGCCATAGATCATGCTTATAGAAGCGGCTGGATTAATGAGTGGGAATATAATTTTTCTATAGATACTATGCGTAAAAGAAACCTATCAGTAAAACAGCTAGGAACACGCAAAATAGTTAATGAAAAAATGCTATTCAACATGCGTCGCGCCAATCAAAATGGTTAACAAGGCCAAGCAACATCAGCCACTGCGTGGCTTGGGCAGCCTTGCGGCCGCGCTTTTTGTGCATGGCTTTGCCTTCACTACAAAGCTGCACGTGTTGGCAGCGTTAGCTTTCTAAGGAGAATATTATTACTATTATCGATGCAATAACAATCTTAGCAGGGGTGTTAATTTTAATCATCCCTTGTGTACTTTGGTTCGTATCACGGATAAACAATAAATCTAGATTGGTATTATTTACTGCTTCTATTGTATTAATTATAATAAGCTCATTTTTAACATATAGATTTCTTTTTTTGCAAGATATGGCTAGTGAAATAAAAGAAAGCAGAATATATGAAATAAATAACTTGAAATCACAAATTAAGATGTTGAACTTGGAAATTGATAAATTAAAAGAAGAGAAAGAGTCATTTTTAATTATTTATTCTCAGAAAAAACAATTTGAAAATGAAATAAAACATAAGAAGAAGATTTTAGAACAATCTAAAGATTTAGTTCATCGTTTGCACATTATAAATTTATTGATTGCTTTTTTTGGTTTTAGTGTTGCAGTGAATTATATATCCAAGATTACATCAGAAAATGATGTGGCGACGAATGTATATGAGATACCAAGAGATATATACTCTCGTATAGAAAAGATTGAGTTCAAAATTAATTTTTTGTCAGTTGTATTACTCTTAGTATTAGTTATGCAGATAGTGTTGTTTTTCAAAAGCTAGCAAGACGCATAAATGTCCGGCGCATGCGTTTTTAAGTTTTGTTGTTAGTTAAGTGAATGTGTTGCTTAGCTCAGCGTTGAGGCTGTAGGATTTCTCGATTTCTAGCGGATTTTCCATGTTTTTGTCGTCATTTATCTTGCCGAGAACGGCTTAAATGCCACGCGATGATAGTGGCCTTTATCATGACAAGGAAAGAGACAGCGGCAAGATGGGAGTTAAGCGGTTTTTTTCTTTGATTTTAGAGGTTTTACCCTCTATTTAATGTGATTTCGTAGTTTTTCTATATTGTGAAGCATGCTAAACATCGCCCATTGGGCGTTTACTTTTTCTCTTCCTCTCAGCGTAAACTGGTTCATTTGTTTGTTGACAGTGATGTTGCCAAAAACAGGTTCAACACATCCAAGCCGTTTACTGTATTGCCGCCTCCCTTCAGAGCTATCGATTTTGTCTTTCATTGCTTGCATGTGGTCAAAGTCTTTGGTGTTTTTGTAGATAAAGAAAACTTGTCGGCCTTGCTGTTTACCCAGCGATTTTCTCATGCACTGAGATTGAAGAGCACAGTGTCGGCAATCATTCAAGTAGCCGCAAAACTGAGCGCCACGCTCTCCGCTTATTACGGCATTTTTACTGCTAAGGCGCATCATCTTCCCTGCAGGGCAGCGGCAAGTTAGGGCATCTTGGTCGAACTGAAACATGGTAATGGGGTAACAGGTTTTTCCTGTTTTGGAGCGTTTTTTTCGCTTCTTTGCCTGCTTGGTCTGATAGGTTTCACTGTTTTGGAACAGTGGGTTACGGCTCCGAAAAGCAGTATCGGTGACATAACAGTCGTATGGCGTTTCGGATAAAAATTTGAGGTTAGCTTTGCTGTGGAATCCACTGTCTGCGGTGAATTTGGTTATGGTTGAATGAGTCTTTGGCAGTTTATCCAATTGAGCTTGCAACGCAAGCACAGCAGGTTTCAATTGTTGGCGAGAAACTTTCCAATTTTACTGGCACTTTTATCCAGCTTCTGTTTTTGTTTTAAGTCTTGTTCGATAATCTCATTCGGGAGCGAATCTTGGTTTTGGTGACGTTCAATAATACGTTGGCTTGCGCGTTGTAGCTTTTCTTTTTTACGCTGCAATTCATCGTGTGTGCCACTCCATTCTTTACTGGCATTGGATGAGATTTTACAGCCATCAATAGCAAACATATTACGGCCGATGAGGCCTTGTTCATCACATATCATCAGAACTTGAGTAAACAAGGGTGCAATGGTGTCTTTCATGTTAGCGATGAAGGCTGAGATGGTGGTGAAGTGTGGTCTTGCATCACCAGAGAGGCACATAAAGGTGACATTGTTGATGCAGGCTCGTTCAATACGTCTGCTCGATAACATACCGAGGGAATAGGCGTAAAAGATAATTTTAAGCATGATAGAAGGTTGATAAGCGGCTGCGCCACGTTTCTCGTTATGATAAAGCGCATCAAATAGAGATAAATCTAAGTGTTTATCGACGATGTGAGAAATGGCGTACTCAATGGTTCCCGGAATTAATTGCTCATCAATGATGACAGGGACAAACATGTTTTGGTTTGAGCGATCGGTTTTAAAGTTGGGCATGACCGTATCTCAATGTGAATAATGTAGATTAGATCACAAGGAGTTAATGCGTTCAAGCTCATATCGTGATGAAATAGAAGTAGGATCAGAATTGGGAACGGGTGAGGGAGAAATCCTACAGGCTCGTTAGTCGTAAGTGGTTTTAACTCTAGCTGTGATTAGTAATGTGAGATTGTAATGAAAGACACAGGTAAATTCCGTTTAATTATATTAATACTTACTTTCACGACCGCGATTACGACATTTGCAGCGAATTTTAGCACTTTAGTCGTAAACTATAAGAAAACGGAGATTTTTGTCCTTTCTATTACAGAACGTATTTTAGGAAAGGGAGGTGATTCAGTGGATGAGTCGGAGGAGAACTCATTTCCCGAAGTTAGTGATGGCGCTATGTCTGGAAAACTAAAATATATGCCATCATATTCGAGTAATGCACAGCCAAGCTTTAAAGGAAATGAAGAAAAAGAGAATGAGCTAAATCCCTGCAGATTTGGTTTTAGCTCAAACACGCCCATTAATTGTCTGTTTGAGGAACGTAATGAAAAATAAGATCTTCGCCATCATCTTAGGTGTTGCTTTTTGTAAGTCAGTTGCTGCCTGTGAACTGCCAGATTCTATAGAAAAAATTGGCGATATTGAGGCTGCCCTAAAATGCCTGGAAAGCAGAATGTCAAATCTAGAAAATGAACGGGGGAATGGAAATGTTGATGTTGTTACTCAGCTAGGTAAGAAAATGACATTCTCGTCTCAACAATCTGTAGAGCAATCCGGGATTGTTTTCGATGTCATAAGCTGCAAAAAGTCAAGGCATGTAAATTGTGAAATTAGAATAACTAGCTTGGATTCAGATTTGGTTTTCGAGTTAGATAAAAATTCCAAGATATTTGATGAGTCTGGCTTCGAAAGCACAGTGAAACACGCAAACGTAGGGGGAGTAGAGTCAAGATTTCCTAAATATGCAGAGGTCCATAAAAGACTAATCTCAAATATACCAACTGTTGTAAATTTGCAGTTCCCTTTGCCAAACGCTAACTCAACTGCGATTTCCGCAATTCGATTGGTATATGAGTTGAATGATAGCAAGGATATTGTTGTATATGTGCGAAACGTGTCTTTTTCAAAATAACGACTAACACATATGAGCCTTCTGCCTGTCAATAGAC
Proteins encoded in this window:
- a CDS encoding ATP-dependent nuclease, producing MALQITDVTIKNYKSCINTSLQLSGLTPLVGYNNAGKSNCLSALQWLLRKSSLSEQDFNDPASPIEVEADIHGVSQALLDIMPDKQKKSIEKYVDNGVLSIRRVQLVPAAKAADIKLSVKDPATSQWVVNPTGIDNAINALLPEPIRIGAMENAAEDASKSKNTTTIGKLLAQFIEPVRQAHEQDLNTHLSEVSRRISSDGDMRFVEFSNIDTNVNAKVTELFPGMSVKLHFETPTIDELIKAGTLKVFEGQGDGRDFTSYGHGAQRSIQMALVQYLAEVKRNVPDLTTLLLIDEPELYLHPFAIEQVREALTSLSNSGYQVVITTHSAQMVTPELAETTLLIRKNDQQGTYTRLRLADAIQKVVPNSVHQMEQLFSLSHSTQVLFAENVVLTEGKTELRLLPFLFKKASSKTMGQEKRALVAQSGVNDTKKSLEILVAMDLPAKAICDLDYGLTGAIRDGFVGATSPEVLAIKSRLAQIAPANNITLNGIGLPKNSNHCTAAQAFEILANDAVAKPEIQSLHNVLKAQGIWLWTLGAIEAHIGTQSKDESAWAQFKNDVNQNGLAASCPDHQSILDLVEWIRN
- a CDS encoding GrpB family protein, encoding MQFYQPDEYLASCENLYRKYELEIAALLPDATIEHIGASSIPNTISKGDLDILVGVNGNELEEAVKLLSTLGFNEKSNTLRTPELCMLENSSGEDVAFQVVANGSEFDFFVRFRDKLRESPELVQQYNELKMSCTGWSHEEYRRKKSAFIERVLGQA